The following proteins come from a genomic window of Leishmania major strain Friedlin complete genome, chromosome 1:
- a CDS encoding conserved hypothetical protein (previous protein_id=AAC24621.1), which produces MTTIAALARTLHGGANVYRSRLDCLKVLHAVEQSSPPPPWWTPDCSNFVRQAEALSTSASATAARKNPVIVVEGLDGTGKTLVTRTLAEKLSGVAISTPPPQFTEIRNTFRGQEEAVARAFYSAANYIAAEGILAASQSSVVVVDRWWCSTCAMALANGCLYDSLPPSGAAVYRWPEDLPAPDAGFLLCVDEAVRVARIRRRAPEDAEERRLSSQREMRCVAMEAYRRTNMLIEVAAPSYRVAVNSILRLLPESGVTHCAAPFTQAELDSIEPF; this is translated from the coding sequence ATGaccaccatcgccgccctcgcgcgcacgctgcacggcggcgcaAACGTGTACAGGTCCCGCCTGGACTGCCTTAAGGTACTGCACGCCGTGGAAcagtcgtcgccgccgccgccgtggtggacGCCAGACTGCTCCAACTTTGTCCGCCAGGCCGAGGCGCTGAGCACGTCGGCGAGTGCTACTGCTGCGCGCAAAAACCCTGTCATCGTTGTGGAGGGGTTGGATGGCACTGGAAAGACACTCGTCACGCGCACGCTGGCGGAGAAGCTGTCGGGGGTGGCAATaagcacgccgccgccgcagttTACCGAAATCCGGAACACCTTCCGAGGCCAGGAGGAGGCTGTCGCGAGAGCCTTCTACTCCGCTGCCAACTACATCGCGGCCGAGGGCATCCTGGCAGCGTCGCAGTCGTCCGTGGTCGTGGTCGACAGATGGTGGTGCTCCACCTGCGCTATGGCGCTGGCGAACGGCTGCCTCTATGACAGTTTGCCGcccagcggcgctgcggtgtaCCGCTGGCCAGAGGACTTGCCAGCGCCGGATGCCGGGTTTTTGCTGTGCGTCGAtgaggcggtgcgggtggCCCGTATCCGCAGGCGTGCCCCTGAGGACgcggaggagcggcgcctcTCCTCGCAGCGTGAGATGCGCTGCGTCGCGATGGAGGCGTACCGCCGCACCAATATGCTGATCGAGGTAGCCGCGCCGTCGTACCGCGTTGCTGTGAACTCCATCTTGCGACTCCTGCCTGAGAGCGGTGTGACGCATTGTGCCGCGCCCTTTACGCAGGCGGAGCTCGATAGCATCGAGCCGTTTTAG
- a CDS encoding conserved hypothetical protein (previous protein_id=AAC24622.2) yields the protein MGNQLFLVANLLATAHRTGIPAYLEAVPFSSSAEDPRPTYWDTLFRDLGHYGVQMCASSPPLPVVTVPETRPVRKVQLDAQRPCVFHMIGFFQSDAFFDDHPIMSSVIPRELWDSAGKHLATYYGGGSCHTVALHVRRGDYTRFTDIFEQLDVVEYYDAAVRQLLGGLLLQSPSLLRQQQSPVDSAQAPTAGAPPLLPLHLLVFCDEERFGRTVVGYFRTKYKGAVMVSLVCAATEASAISARPTASSPSVPIMPRDVLELLMMSQCNDVVMANSTFSWWGAYLNRVSLRRVIAPSRWFVKDPYPASNHLYCPGWILI from the coding sequence ATGGGCAACCAGCTTTTCCTCGTTGCAAATCTGTTAGCCACTGCGCACCGGACTGGCATCCCGGCCTAcctggaggcggtgccgttcagcagcagcgctgaggACCCACGCCCCACCTACTGGGACACACTTTTTCGTGACCTCGGTCATTACGGCGTGCAGATGTGtgcgtcctcgccgccgctgcctgtcGTGACGGTGCCCGAGACGCGACCCGTGCGGAAGGTGCAACTCGATGCGCAGCGGCCCTGTGTCTTCCACATGATCGGCTTCTTCCAAAGTGATGCCTTCTTCGATGACCACCCGATCATGTCCTCCGTCATCCCACGAGAGCTGTGGGACTCGGCCGGCAAGCACCTGGCCACCTACTACGGCGGCGGGTCGTGCCACACTGTCGCCCTGCAcgtgcggcgcggcgacTACACACGTTTTACCGACATCTTCGAGCAGCTCGACGTCGTCGAGTACTACGATGCGGCAGTGCGACAGCTGCTTGGTGGCCTGCTCTTGCAGtcgccttcgctgctgcggcagcagcagtcacCGGTGGACTCGGCCCAAGCGCCGACTGcaggcgcaccgccgctgctgccgcttcacTTGCTTGTCTTCTGCGACGAGGAGCGGTTTGGGCGCACCGTTGTGGGGTACTTCCGCACCAAGTACAAGGGTGCCGTGATGGTCAGCCTTGTGTgcgccgcgacggaggcAAGCGCGATATCGGCGAGGCCAACGGCGTCATCGCCGTCAGTGCCGATAATGCCGCGTGATGTACTCGAGTTGCTGATGATGTCGCAGTGCAACGACGTCGTGATGGCAAACTCGACTTTCTCGTGGTGGGGCGCCTACCTGAACCGCGTCTCACTGCGCCGTGTCATCGCACCGTCCCGGTGGTTTGTGAAGGATCCGTACCCGGCATCAAATCACCTCTACTGCCCTGGATGGATACTCATCTGA
- a CDS encoding glutaredoxin-like protein (previous protein_id=AAC24623.1), which produces MLPFSYRVLMRGVSAVSGALSVALQHRALAGTTRSFSSSRPVWLAPAAPTKQAPPAMGGDTDAEETHPDFQPRMVSSDLAQDEIAMIKKDIDDTIRDEDVVVFIKGVPEAPMCAFSKRMIDVMEALGVEYTSFDVLAHPVVRSYVKEVSEWPTIPQLFVKGEFAGGVDIILKMAESGDLQMLLDQKSIKHRDTKP; this is translated from the coding sequence ATGCTGCCGTTCTCTTACCGCGTGCTCATGCGCGGCGTGTCGGCGGTGTCCGGTGCGTTGTCCGTGGCTCTGCAGCATCGCGCGCTGGCGGGGACGACGCGCtcgttcagcagcagcaggccgGTGTGGTtggcgccagccgcgccgactaagcaggcgccgccggcgatggGTGGCGACACGGACGCTGAGGAGACGCACCCTGACTTTCAGCCCCGCATGGTGTCCAGCGACCTCGCGCAGGACGAGATCGCCATGATCAAGAAGGATATAGACGACACGATCCGCGACGAGGACGTTGTCGTGTTCATCAAGGGTGTTCCGGAGGCGCCGATGTGTGCCTTCTCAAAGCGCATGATTGACGTGATGGAGGCGCTTGGGGTGGAGTACACCTCATTCGACGTGCTCGCTCAcccggtggtgcgcagctaCGTGAAGGAGGTGAGCGAGTGGCCGACGATCCCGCAGCTGTTTGTGAAGGGTGAGTttgccggcggcgtcgacatCATCCTGAAgatggcggagagcggcgactTGCAGATGCTGCTGGATCAGAAGAGCATCAAGCATCGTGACACCAAACCGTAG